In a single window of the Penaeus chinensis breed Huanghai No. 1 chromosome 4, ASM1920278v2, whole genome shotgun sequence genome:
- the LOC125025040 gene encoding uncharacterized protein LOC125025040 → MNVKLPILIVCLAGAGRAWVARDVAQKYAPRLVFDQVQGSTNKCFPSSAAEYYEARKAGSAHRICNEDDGSLAGGVPVYWRAMACDEHVHVAYWFYYGYQDTCSPGVGAHDADWEHIIVKIRNIDTSVEKLSEVMFFQHSGRYTRTPGHYSAYNTHPIVYVGKNSHGSYHDDGGSGTCCYFEDFRNPGSKYQHMDTWLNLEELRRDDTAPEWMMDLTADYFDGNTSPLNREETYHLCSQKGCEGAWLQVCTTSGCAKSDIGDDIM, encoded by the exons ATGAATGTGAAGCTCCCTATTCTGATAGTCTGCCTTGCCGGCGCAG GGCGTGCGTGGGTGGCGAGAGACGTGGCTCAGAAGTACGCCCCGAGGCTCGTGTTCGACCAGGTGCAG ggcTCGACCAACAAGTGCTTCCCTTCGTCGGCGGCGGAGTACTACGAGGCGCGGAAGGCCGGCAGCGCCCACAGGATCTGCAACGAGGACGATGGCAGCCTGGCGGGCGGTGTGCCGGTCTACTGGCGGGCCATGGCGTGTGACGAGCATGTGCACGTAG CTTACTGGTTCTACTACGGCTACCAGGACACGTGTTCTCCCGGGGTTGGGGCCCACGATGCGGACTGGGAGCACATCATCGTCAAA ATCCGAAACATTGACACATCAGTGGAAAAGCTTTCGGAGGTCATGTTCTTCCAGCACAGCGGCCGTTACACACGTACCCCCGGCCATTACTCCGCGTACAACACGCACCCGATCGTCTACGTCGGGAAGAACTCTCACGGTTCCTACCACGACGACGGCGGCTCTGGGACCTGCTGCTACTTCGAGGACTTCAGGAATCCTG GTAGCAAGTACCAGCACATGGACACCTGGCTGAACCTGGAGGAGCTGCGGAGGGACGACACGGCGCCCGAGTGGATGATGGACCTGACGGCGGACTACTTCGACGGCAACACTTCCCCGCTGAACCGCGAGGAGACCTACCACCTGTGCTCGCAGAAGGGCTGCGAGGGCGCCTGGCTGCAGGTGTGCACCACCAGCGGCTGCGCCAAGAGCGACATCGGGGATGATATCATGTAA